From a region of the Cygnus atratus isolate AKBS03 ecotype Queensland, Australia chromosome 3, CAtr_DNAZoo_HiC_assembly, whole genome shotgun sequence genome:
- the TP53BP2 gene encoding apoptosis-stimulating of p53 protein 2 isoform X1 encodes MRFGSKMMPMFLTVYLSNNEQHFTEVPVTPETTCRDVVELCKEPGESECHLAEVWCGSERPIADNERMLDILQRFGMQRSEVRFFLRHERSPCWESGTGQRSQDPSLKRNGVKVPGDRRMENGVSAPRMDMTLAELQEMASRQQQQIEAQQQMLANKEQRLKFLKQQDQRQQQQAAEQEKLKRLKEIAENQEAKLKKVRALKGHVEQKRLSNGKLVEEIEQMNSLFQQKQRELVLAVSKVEELTRQLEMLKNGRIDGYHDNQSAVAELDRLYKELQLRNKLNQEQNAKLQQQRECLNKRNSEVAVMDKRVNELRERLWKKKAALQQKENVPVSSDGNLPQPVASAPSRVAAVGPYIQSSTMPRIASRPELLVKPAFSDGTQTLQAPDGPLKTQTLPNMRAGSSSQAKALAGSVVPSSKPSLSASDWNSLNADNHVTQGSALTSGKGIVAGEGQAEGEAFLRDKEKKVRPFSMFDSVDQSAGLGTLRKNQSSEDLLREAQTANKNVTKVPPPVPTKPKQINLPYFGQASHLQLSDTKLDGNVQKLPLAVVTMGNKQKPVAQQPSHPSQQIQQRISVPPVGPSSSQEQILPSSKQESPPAAAVRPFTPQPSKETSLPPFRKPQTVAASSIYSMYTQQQTPGKNFQQAVQSALTRAQTRGPHFPSVYGKPVMAGAGVQNQLPLSENVYSNLQGKPGSPEPEMETTTSAHENHETERIPRPLSPTKLLPFLSNPYRNQSDADLEALRKKLSNAPRPLKKRSSITEPEGPNGPNIQKLLYQRTTLAAMETISAPSHPSKQMSSAVSPESPVEIPNPYASAESEKETVSSMPEPAIAEEAENTPVDESEVVLPSSALETVPEGVSDVDEPAQPKMEEPSLEASLPLEVYIEEYPPYPPPPYPSGEPESLGEDSFNMRPPEVTGQFSLPPGKRTNLRKTGSERIAHGMRVKFNPLALLLDSSLEGEFDLVQRIIYEVEDPSMPNDEGITALHNAVCAGHTEIVKFLVQFGVNVNAADSDGWTPLHCAASCNNVQVCKFLVESGAAVFAMTYSDMQTAADKCEEMEEGYTQCSQFLYGVQEKMGIMNKGVIYGLWDYEAQNDDELSMKEGDCMTILRREDEDEIEWWWARLNDKEGYVPRNLLGLYPRIKPRQRSLA; translated from the exons ATGTTTCTGACAGTATACCTCAGCAACAATGAACAACACTTCACAGAGGTGCCAGTCACCCCGGAGACAACATGCCGAGATGTGGTGGAGCTGTGCAAGGAGCCTGGTGAAAGCGAGTGCCACCTGGCTGAAGTGTGGTGTGGCTCAG AACGTCCTATAGCCGATAATGAACGGATGCTGGATATTTTGCAGCGCTTTGGGATGCAGAGGAGTGAGGTGCGTTTTTTTCTTCGACATGAGCGCTCTCCCTGCTGGGAATCAG GGACTGGACAGAGGTCTCAAGATCCATCCCTAAAAAGAAATGGTGTGAAAGTGCCTGGTGATCGAAGAATGGAGAATGGA GTCAGCGCTCCAAGGATGGATATGACACTGGCTGAACTTCAGGAAATGGCGTCACGTCAGCAGCAACAAATTGAGGCTCAACAGCAAATGCTGGCTAACAAG GAACAGCGTCTGAAATTCCTCAAACAGCAAGATCAGCGACAGCAACAGCAAGCTGCTGAGCAGGAAAAACTTAAGCGATTAAAGGAAATTGCTGAGAATCAGGAAGCCAAACTTAAGAAAGTGAGAGCACTGAAAGGGCATGTGGAGCAAAAAAGACTCAGCAATGGAAAGTTAG TGGAGGAGATTGAACAGATGAACAGCCTGTTCCAGCAAAAGCAGCGTGAGCTAGTGCTGGCCGTGTCAAAGGTAGAGGAACTCACCAGGCAGCTGGAGATGCTGAAGAACGGCCGAATTGATGGCTACCACGACAACCAGTCAGCTGTAGCTGAGCTCGACCGCCTGTACAAGGAGCTGCAG CTGAGGAACAAACTGAACCAGGAGCAGAATGCCAAGCTGCAGCAACAGAGGGAGTGTTTGAACAAGCGCAACTCGGAGGTGGCAGTCATGGATAAGCGTGTTAATGAGCTGCGGGAGCgcctctggaagaaaaaagcagctctgcaacagAAAGAGAATGTACCG gTTTCTTCAGATGGGAACTTACCCCAGCCAGTGGCTTCTGCTCCAAGTCGAGTGGCAGCAGTTGGTCCTTACATCCAGTCCTCTACTATGCCACGTATTGCTTCCAGACCTGAACTTTTGGTGAAGCCAGCATTTTCAGATGGGACACAAACTTTGCAGGCACCTGATGGTCCGCTAAAAACGCAAACTCTGCCGAACATGCGAGCCGGGAGCAGTTCACAAGCTAAAGCTCTTGCAG GTTCTGTGGTCCCCAGTTCAAAACCTTCCCTGTCTGCTTCAGACTGGAATAGCTTAAATGCAGACAATCATGTTACTCAAGGATCAGCCTTAACTTCAGGAAAAGGAATTGTGGCTGGTGAAGGTCAAG CTGAAGGAGAAGCTTTCTTGCgagacaaagagaagaaagtgcGGCCGTTTTCAATGTTTGATTCTGTGGATCAgtctgctgggctgggcacaCTGCGAAAGAACCAGAGCAGCGAAGATCTCTTGCGAGAAGCACAG acagccaataaaaatgtaacaaaggTACCACCACCTGTCCCCACTAAACCAAAACAGATAAACTTGCCTTATTTTGGTCAAGCCAGTCATCTGCAACTTTCTGATACTAAGCTGGATGGAAACGTGCAGAAGCTGCCTTTGGCTGTTGTAACTATggggaacaaacaaaaaccagtgGCACAGCAGCCCTCTCATCCTTCCCAGCAGATACAGCAAAGAATTTCTGTACCACCTGTAGGTCCTTCTTCTAGCCAGGAACAAatccttccctcctccaaaCAGGAAagtcccccagcagcagctgtgagacCTTTCACCCCTCAGCCATCCAAAGAGACCTCACTGCCACCATTTCGAAAGCCTCAAACTGTGGCTGCAAGTTCAATTTATAGCATGTACACACAACAGCAGACTCCAGGGAagaacttccagcaggcagtgcaAAGTGCTTTGACGAGAGCGCAGACCAGAGGACCACACTTCCCAAGTG TGTATGGAAAGCCTGTCATGGCAGGAGCTGGTGTGCAGAATCAGCTGCCGCTGTCGGAGAATGTCTACTCAAACCTCCAAGGCAAGCCAGGCAGTCCAGAGCCCGAGATGGAAACAACAACGTCTGCTCATGAGAATCATGAAACCGAGCGAATACCCCGTCCCCTTAGCCCAACCAAACTGCTGCCTTTCCTGTCCAATCCGTACCGCAACCAGAGTGATGCTGATTTGGAAGCACTACGGAAAAAGCTGTCCAATGCACCCAGACCACTGAAGAAACGTAGCTCCATTACCGAGCCAGAAGGACCTAATGGCCCAAACATTCAGAAGCTGTTGTATCAGAGGACAACTCTGGCTGCAATGGAGACTATCTCAGCTCCATCACATCCCTCCAAACAGATGTCATCAGCTGTCAGTCCTGAAAGCCCCGTGGAAATCCCAAACCCCTATGCAAGTGCAGAATCAGAGAAAGAAACGGTTTCTTCAATGCCAGAACCAGCCATTGCTGAGGAAGCAGAGAACACACCAGTGGACGAGAGCGAAGTTGTtcttccctcctcagctttGGAGACAGTACCTGAGGGAGTTTCGGATGTTGACGAACCCGCACAGCCCAAAATGGAAGAACCAAGCCTGGAGGCTTCACTGCCACTGGAGGTATACATAGAGGAGTATCCTCCATACCCACCACCCCCATATCCATCAGGGGAACCAGAGAGTTTGGGAGAGGACTCATTCAATATGCGGCCTCCTGAAGTTACTGGACAGTTTTCCTTGCCTCCT GGGAAGAGGACGAACTTGCGTAAAACTGGCTCTGAGAGAATCGCACATGGAATGAGAGTGAAGTTCAACCCCCTTGCATTGCTTCTGGATTCATCTTTGGAGGGGGAGTTTGATCTTGTGCAGAGAATCATTTATGAG GTTGAAGATCCTAGCATGCCCAACGATGAAGGGATTACTGCACTGCACAACGCTGTGTGTGCTGGGCACACAGAGATCGTGAAGTTCCTGGTGCAATTTGGTGTGAATGTGAATGCTGCAGACAGTGATGGATG GACCCCATTACACTGTGCAGCATCTTGCAATAACGTGCAGGTGTGCAAATTCCTGGTGGAATCGGGTGCAGCTGTATTTGCTATGACCTACAGTGacatgcagacagcagcagacaAGTGTGAGGAAATGGAGGAAGGCTACACGCAGTGCTCCCAGTTCTTATATG GAGTCCAGGAGAAAATGGGAATAATGAACAAAGGAGTGATTTATGGACTGTGGGATTATGAGGCTCAGAATGATGATGAGCTCTCAATGAAAGAGGGAGACTGCATGACAATCCTGCGCCgggaagatgaagatgaaattGAGTGGTGGTGGGCACGGCTGAATGACAAGGAAGGCTATGTTCCCCGCAACCTGCTTGGG CTGTATCCGAGGATTAAGCCTAGACAAAGAAGCTTGGCATGA
- the TP53BP2 gene encoding apoptosis-stimulating of p53 protein 2 isoform X2 produces the protein MFLTVYLSNNEQHFTEVPVTPETTCRDVVELCKEPGESECHLAEVWCGSERPIADNERMLDILQRFGMQRSEVRFFLRHERSPCWESGTGQRSQDPSLKRNGVKVPGDRRMENGVSAPRMDMTLAELQEMASRQQQQIEAQQQMLANKEQRLKFLKQQDQRQQQQAAEQEKLKRLKEIAENQEAKLKKVRALKGHVEQKRLSNGKLVEEIEQMNSLFQQKQRELVLAVSKVEELTRQLEMLKNGRIDGYHDNQSAVAELDRLYKELQLRNKLNQEQNAKLQQQRECLNKRNSEVAVMDKRVNELRERLWKKKAALQQKENVPVSSDGNLPQPVASAPSRVAAVGPYIQSSTMPRIASRPELLVKPAFSDGTQTLQAPDGPLKTQTLPNMRAGSSSQAKALAGSVVPSSKPSLSASDWNSLNADNHVTQGSALTSGKGIVAGEGQAEGEAFLRDKEKKVRPFSMFDSVDQSAGLGTLRKNQSSEDLLREAQTANKNVTKVPPPVPTKPKQINLPYFGQASHLQLSDTKLDGNVQKLPLAVVTMGNKQKPVAQQPSHPSQQIQQRISVPPVGPSSSQEQILPSSKQESPPAAAVRPFTPQPSKETSLPPFRKPQTVAASSIYSMYTQQQTPGKNFQQAVQSALTRAQTRGPHFPSVYGKPVMAGAGVQNQLPLSENVYSNLQGKPGSPEPEMETTTSAHENHETERIPRPLSPTKLLPFLSNPYRNQSDADLEALRKKLSNAPRPLKKRSSITEPEGPNGPNIQKLLYQRTTLAAMETISAPSHPSKQMSSAVSPESPVEIPNPYASAESEKETVSSMPEPAIAEEAENTPVDESEVVLPSSALETVPEGVSDVDEPAQPKMEEPSLEASLPLEVYIEEYPPYPPPPYPSGEPESLGEDSFNMRPPEVTGQFSLPPGKRTNLRKTGSERIAHGMRVKFNPLALLLDSSLEGEFDLVQRIIYEVEDPSMPNDEGITALHNAVCAGHTEIVKFLVQFGVNVNAADSDGWTPLHCAASCNNVQVCKFLVESGAAVFAMTYSDMQTAADKCEEMEEGYTQCSQFLYGVQEKMGIMNKGVIYGLWDYEAQNDDELSMKEGDCMTILRREDEDEIEWWWARLNDKEGYVPRNLLGLYPRIKPRQRSLA, from the exons ATGTTTCTGACAGTATACCTCAGCAACAATGAACAACACTTCACAGAGGTGCCAGTCACCCCGGAGACAACATGCCGAGATGTGGTGGAGCTGTGCAAGGAGCCTGGTGAAAGCGAGTGCCACCTGGCTGAAGTGTGGTGTGGCTCAG AACGTCCTATAGCCGATAATGAACGGATGCTGGATATTTTGCAGCGCTTTGGGATGCAGAGGAGTGAGGTGCGTTTTTTTCTTCGACATGAGCGCTCTCCCTGCTGGGAATCAG GGACTGGACAGAGGTCTCAAGATCCATCCCTAAAAAGAAATGGTGTGAAAGTGCCTGGTGATCGAAGAATGGAGAATGGA GTCAGCGCTCCAAGGATGGATATGACACTGGCTGAACTTCAGGAAATGGCGTCACGTCAGCAGCAACAAATTGAGGCTCAACAGCAAATGCTGGCTAACAAG GAACAGCGTCTGAAATTCCTCAAACAGCAAGATCAGCGACAGCAACAGCAAGCTGCTGAGCAGGAAAAACTTAAGCGATTAAAGGAAATTGCTGAGAATCAGGAAGCCAAACTTAAGAAAGTGAGAGCACTGAAAGGGCATGTGGAGCAAAAAAGACTCAGCAATGGAAAGTTAG TGGAGGAGATTGAACAGATGAACAGCCTGTTCCAGCAAAAGCAGCGTGAGCTAGTGCTGGCCGTGTCAAAGGTAGAGGAACTCACCAGGCAGCTGGAGATGCTGAAGAACGGCCGAATTGATGGCTACCACGACAACCAGTCAGCTGTAGCTGAGCTCGACCGCCTGTACAAGGAGCTGCAG CTGAGGAACAAACTGAACCAGGAGCAGAATGCCAAGCTGCAGCAACAGAGGGAGTGTTTGAACAAGCGCAACTCGGAGGTGGCAGTCATGGATAAGCGTGTTAATGAGCTGCGGGAGCgcctctggaagaaaaaagcagctctgcaacagAAAGAGAATGTACCG gTTTCTTCAGATGGGAACTTACCCCAGCCAGTGGCTTCTGCTCCAAGTCGAGTGGCAGCAGTTGGTCCTTACATCCAGTCCTCTACTATGCCACGTATTGCTTCCAGACCTGAACTTTTGGTGAAGCCAGCATTTTCAGATGGGACACAAACTTTGCAGGCACCTGATGGTCCGCTAAAAACGCAAACTCTGCCGAACATGCGAGCCGGGAGCAGTTCACAAGCTAAAGCTCTTGCAG GTTCTGTGGTCCCCAGTTCAAAACCTTCCCTGTCTGCTTCAGACTGGAATAGCTTAAATGCAGACAATCATGTTACTCAAGGATCAGCCTTAACTTCAGGAAAAGGAATTGTGGCTGGTGAAGGTCAAG CTGAAGGAGAAGCTTTCTTGCgagacaaagagaagaaagtgcGGCCGTTTTCAATGTTTGATTCTGTGGATCAgtctgctgggctgggcacaCTGCGAAAGAACCAGAGCAGCGAAGATCTCTTGCGAGAAGCACAG acagccaataaaaatgtaacaaaggTACCACCACCTGTCCCCACTAAACCAAAACAGATAAACTTGCCTTATTTTGGTCAAGCCAGTCATCTGCAACTTTCTGATACTAAGCTGGATGGAAACGTGCAGAAGCTGCCTTTGGCTGTTGTAACTATggggaacaaacaaaaaccagtgGCACAGCAGCCCTCTCATCCTTCCCAGCAGATACAGCAAAGAATTTCTGTACCACCTGTAGGTCCTTCTTCTAGCCAGGAACAAatccttccctcctccaaaCAGGAAagtcccccagcagcagctgtgagacCTTTCACCCCTCAGCCATCCAAAGAGACCTCACTGCCACCATTTCGAAAGCCTCAAACTGTGGCTGCAAGTTCAATTTATAGCATGTACACACAACAGCAGACTCCAGGGAagaacttccagcaggcagtgcaAAGTGCTTTGACGAGAGCGCAGACCAGAGGACCACACTTCCCAAGTG TGTATGGAAAGCCTGTCATGGCAGGAGCTGGTGTGCAGAATCAGCTGCCGCTGTCGGAGAATGTCTACTCAAACCTCCAAGGCAAGCCAGGCAGTCCAGAGCCCGAGATGGAAACAACAACGTCTGCTCATGAGAATCATGAAACCGAGCGAATACCCCGTCCCCTTAGCCCAACCAAACTGCTGCCTTTCCTGTCCAATCCGTACCGCAACCAGAGTGATGCTGATTTGGAAGCACTACGGAAAAAGCTGTCCAATGCACCCAGACCACTGAAGAAACGTAGCTCCATTACCGAGCCAGAAGGACCTAATGGCCCAAACATTCAGAAGCTGTTGTATCAGAGGACAACTCTGGCTGCAATGGAGACTATCTCAGCTCCATCACATCCCTCCAAACAGATGTCATCAGCTGTCAGTCCTGAAAGCCCCGTGGAAATCCCAAACCCCTATGCAAGTGCAGAATCAGAGAAAGAAACGGTTTCTTCAATGCCAGAACCAGCCATTGCTGAGGAAGCAGAGAACACACCAGTGGACGAGAGCGAAGTTGTtcttccctcctcagctttGGAGACAGTACCTGAGGGAGTTTCGGATGTTGACGAACCCGCACAGCCCAAAATGGAAGAACCAAGCCTGGAGGCTTCACTGCCACTGGAGGTATACATAGAGGAGTATCCTCCATACCCACCACCCCCATATCCATCAGGGGAACCAGAGAGTTTGGGAGAGGACTCATTCAATATGCGGCCTCCTGAAGTTACTGGACAGTTTTCCTTGCCTCCT GGGAAGAGGACGAACTTGCGTAAAACTGGCTCTGAGAGAATCGCACATGGAATGAGAGTGAAGTTCAACCCCCTTGCATTGCTTCTGGATTCATCTTTGGAGGGGGAGTTTGATCTTGTGCAGAGAATCATTTATGAG GTTGAAGATCCTAGCATGCCCAACGATGAAGGGATTACTGCACTGCACAACGCTGTGTGTGCTGGGCACACAGAGATCGTGAAGTTCCTGGTGCAATTTGGTGTGAATGTGAATGCTGCAGACAGTGATGGATG GACCCCATTACACTGTGCAGCATCTTGCAATAACGTGCAGGTGTGCAAATTCCTGGTGGAATCGGGTGCAGCTGTATTTGCTATGACCTACAGTGacatgcagacagcagcagacaAGTGTGAGGAAATGGAGGAAGGCTACACGCAGTGCTCCCAGTTCTTATATG GAGTCCAGGAGAAAATGGGAATAATGAACAAAGGAGTGATTTATGGACTGTGGGATTATGAGGCTCAGAATGATGATGAGCTCTCAATGAAAGAGGGAGACTGCATGACAATCCTGCGCCgggaagatgaagatgaaattGAGTGGTGGTGGGCACGGCTGAATGACAAGGAAGGCTATGTTCCCCGCAACCTGCTTGGG CTGTATCCGAGGATTAAGCCTAGACAAAGAAGCTTGGCATGA